Proteins co-encoded in one Dendropsophus ebraccatus isolate aDenEbr1 chromosome 9, aDenEbr1.pat, whole genome shotgun sequence genomic window:
- the LOC138801746 gene encoding uncharacterized protein, whose protein sequence is MLYQLDPEDIVCEETIAYQRSIRGTQRDSNRALAPWWDELHIGDANTPLEYLHGILKVAKRYHEAFSKHSLDFGKTNLVQHRINTGDHLPIKEKHRPIPPANYQQVKKLLKEMKDSNVIQESQSPWAAPIVLVKKKDGNIRFCVDYRKINTITHKDAYPLPRIEESIAALGSAAYFSTLDLTSGYWQVPMAPEDREKTAFTTPMGLFEFTSMPFGLCNAPATFQRLMERCLGHLNFQSVLLYLDDVIVYSRTYEDHVHHLAEVFQVLIDHGLKIKPSKCHLLKPQVNYLGHVVSAEGIQPDPEKISAVEHWDTPKTVKEVRSFLGFAGYYRRFIPHFAQVAEPLNELLRGCPRESYNRRLPVEWSERQEIAFQTLKRLLTTPPILAYPDYNLPFRLYTDASFQGLGAVLSQVQDGQERVVAYASRSLRGAEKNDNNYSSFKLELLALVWAVTEKFKDYLAATPVTIYTDNNPLAHLNTARLGALEQRWASRLANFQFEIKYRSGKANVNADLLSRLPKGEEAPEDSDWEDVEMPPFYQRFATQSAIDAARPETPSPPPRAPQDLARWQTIQEESRILGEIYDYLSTGRVPMRIKRPYPDVELRRLWRQRKRLFLQKGLILRNSLDPVSGERCHQILIPRRDAKMVLDAYHDRSGHFGVHKTEATIRQRFYWIGMRADIENWCAECPACNISKAGGREVRAPLHPITSHRPNQLVALDHVKLAPTRCGYTYALTMVDHYSKWVVVVPVRDLTAKTTALTFYKEYVKHYGCPESLLTDRGPAFESQLFQELCAYHECKKLRTTAYHPQGNGLCEKVNQVFINMLRTASVTKRVEWPHLLDELVEIYNNTTHCSTGYSPFYLMFGRQGQLPQDRALGVQAPDTFNPLPETDWVREHQRRIQDAREIVDRRMGEAQQRQEDAYNQRANATPLQVGDKVWLKKYHRSHKLESLWEPEPYVISSIPYPETDVYEVKKPGLAPQTVHRNRIKRCTKEDLQGLTAPCPVPASTPPAPPAAPAKPLSLEEMFQVEPFLMAIGYPAIPVHIPVAPPLPIVPPTTPALQPDTGRDLPPVPAPITVEEDPPLRRSERSTRGIPPLRYRDAFFNSIQMNTKCSFLSANRLTKMTSSVGRMEMDMATEGATSSVSGMQPMIPVGALLSHLPKFNGSSVLLEDWRERLEGAARLCNIAPHLRAELALNTLEGEARKTVLLQPARLRQTFEQISSILEDVYGDTTSEAMLRKKFFTRYQGEDESLPHYANSLQELMATLQRKEGRGATSFTNAEVVLRDQFLLGLRSQPLRRTLRERFKLEPHSTLHEVLKEAITLEKEEQGTIVTIAQQAEVLPVKEKSMEARVSSLEEVIRELKEALTITVERAAPQTHYRGESCPASRQSYREAQPARRCWTYTGSQVTTMARKVFETYFPSSLHQGSTEWVNLKAANSLPIPIVGVMQVDIELWGRFMKKKGVVVVQSAMDPEVPVILGMNVLKELDGLMAQELGPKYWKNVPNLKPPQVALQRSLKQCRMQATLSCLVGKVGCVRVPCSTSLEVPAGHEVVVPLPVGTSHQLLGATVMVEPVLQKEGVAVGRTLCTVQSGQVLMRIMNINSHSVVLAPRELVADVFPIEEVEAIQEPSWHIKSTDMATTTLTLCQVRTEAVRTTGGQLLNEVHLEGAEMTPEEREKLVRVLGSHPNAFSRHEADFGKTQTLEHEIPIGDARPVRERYRQIPPALYQEVKALLKHMQESHIIQPSRSPWASPIVLVKKKDGTLRFCVDYRRLNACTVRDAYPLPRIEESLAALGRAKFFSTLDLASGYWQVPMAEKDREKTAFVTPMGLYEFLRMPFGLNNAPATFQRLMELCLGDLNFECLLIYLDDIIIFSSSFAEHLERLDVVLGRLEEHGLKLKPTKCHLFQKSIEYLGHVVTRQGVQPIDSKIQAVKQWPTPSNSSELRAFLGLVGYYRRFIKEFAQVAAPLYALLQGCLPGDTKGKPFVWAEEAELAFRELKKLLTSAPILAYADFTKPFVLQTDGSLRGLGAVLTQEQDGQERVIAYASRTLRESEKNPDNYSSFKLELLAVVWAVTEKFADILTGVEFVLMTDNNPLVHLNNAKLGALEQRWAARLSKFNFKTQYRPGRSNANADALSRNPLENPSGPTDEEREEVETPNFMKVPKPLKSAPVQGVEQAVEITAGRSMEEWQDCQQQDPQIARVREWLLTDHQPAYRECETLTSFGKKLWLQRGRLTFREGVLCRRVQLPTEIGPTWQVVIPDSEVRNVAEWMHERKGHFGPAKTWAWLQRFFYHPNSQKVAQDICRSCRNCNLARAGDQQAPIGVIQTSYPLQLVMMDYLTVGESPRGYKYLLVMVDHFTKFAVAVPTRDQTAESAAQCLWKNFILPYGCPTQLHSDQGACFEGRVIEELCRLYQIRKTRTTPYHPQGNGACERLNRTLLQLLRTLEEQKKERWPDYIAELVWVYNNTLHSATGYSPFLLMFGRNGRCPLTMMMPDSGEGEGWTPETWMGDHRKKVQEMYDLVAQRLGPRTLPANKKLKELPLQVGDRVMVRNRTARRAGKLQWRWEVTPYEVIRQPNPTIPVYEVRPEGATGPMRIVHRNMLRPCTFLRRVPEPQPESINMPTVPSGEEEWWVPPHPDPTPLERREDMQQEENNAPSVEPSVELRHSGRANFGRMPARYEDYVLVQGSLLKQEELTLVGQSYRVRSTYPTAQHKTTGKPRKSATPS, encoded by the exons atgctataccaactcgatcctgaggacatcgtctgtgaggagaccattgcctatcagagatccatccgtggcactcaaagggactcaaacagggctctcgccccttggtgggacgagctccatattggcgatgccaataccccacttgaatacctccacggcatcctcaaggtggccaaaaggtatcacgaggccttcagcaaacactctctcgatttcggaaagaccaatctggtccagcatcggatcaacactggggaccatttgcctatcaaagagaaacatcggccaatcccccctgccaactatcagcaggtcaagaaactgctcaaggagatgaaagactctaacgttatccaagaaagtcagagtccgtgggctgcccctattgtccttgtgaaaaagaaagacggtaacatccggttctgcgtggattataggaagataaacacaatcacccacaaggatgcctatcctttgccccggatcgaagagtctattgctgctttggggtcagccgcctacttctccaccttggacctcaccagtgggtactggcaggtgcccatggcacccgaagaccgtgagaagacggccttcaccacccccatggggctctttgaattcaccagcatgcccttcggtctgtgcaacgcccccgctaccttccagcggttgatggaaaggtgtctcggccatctcaactttcagagtgtcctgctctacctagatgatgtgattgtctattcacgtacctacgaagatcacgtccatcatctggctgaagtgttccaggtcctaatcgatcacggcctgaaaatcaagccttccaagtgccaccttctcaaaccccaagtgaactatctggggcatgttgtgagtgctgaggggatacaacccgatccagagaagatctcggctgtggaacactgggatacccctaagacagtcaaggaggtgagaagttttctgggatttgccggctattaccgccgcttcattccccactttgcccaagtggccgagcccctcaatgagttactccggggttgccctcgagaaagctacaaccgacggctccccgtcgagtggtccgaacggcaggagattgcctttcaaaccctgaaacgcctgttgactacgcctcctatcctggcctacccggactataaccttcctttccggctctacacggacgccagcttccaaggcctgggagctgtgctgtcccaggttcaagatggccaagagagagttgtagcttatgccagccggagtcttcggggcgctgaaaagaacgacaacaattatagctccttcaagttggagttactagccctagtgtgggccgtcaccgaaaagttcaaggactacctggctgccacccctgttaccatctatacggataacaacccgttggcgcatctcaacactgctcggctgggcgccctggaacagcggtgggcttctcgactggccaatttccagtttgaaattaagtaccgcagtggcaaggctaatgtcaatgcagacctcctgtcccgactacccaagggcgaagaggccccagaggacagcgattgggaagatgtagaaatgcctcccttctaccaaaggttcgctacccagagtgctattgatgcagctaggcctgaaacgccttcgcctccacctagggccccgcaagacttggccaggtggcagaccatccaggaagagtcccgcatcctgggggagatctatgactacctctctactggtcgggtccccatgcggataaagaggccctatcctgatgtcgagctaaggcgactctggaggcaaagaaagaggctcttcctacagaagggactgatcctgcggaactctcttgacccggtctccggggagaggtgccaccagatcctcattccccgacgagacgctaagatggtgctagatgcctaccatgaccggtccggtcatttcggggtacacaagacggaggccactatccgacagcggttctactggatcgggatgagggctgacatcgagaactggtgtgccgagtgccctgcctgtaatatctccaaagctgggggaagagaagtcagggcccctttgcatccaatcacctcccaccggccgaatcagctagtcgccctggaccatgtgaagctggcccctacaagatgcgggtatacctacgccctcaccatggtcgaccattactccaagtgggtagtcgtggtacctgtcagggacttgaccgccaagaccaccgcccttactttttacaaggagtatgtaaagcactatgggtgcccagagtctctgctgacggaccggggaccggccttcgagtcgcaacttttccaggagctgtgtgcctaccatgaatgtaagaagctccgtaccacggcctatcaccctcaagggaatggtctgtgtgaaaaagttaaccaggtctttatcaacatgctccgaacggcttcagtgacgaagagagtagagtggccccacttgttggatgaactagtggagatctataacaataccactcattgttccactggctactccccgttctacctgatgttcggccgccaaggccaacttcctcaggaccgtgctctgggagtccaagctcctgacaccttcaaccccctacctgaaactgactgggttcgggagcatcagaggagaatccaggatgcccgggaaattgttgaccggaggatgggggaagctcagcagcgccaagaggatgcctacaaccaaagggcgaatgccacaccactacaagtgggagataaagtttggctaaagaaatatcatcgctctcacaaacttgaaagcctttgggagcctgagccctatgtcatctcttctatcccttacccagagactgatgtgtatgaagtaaaaaaaccagggctagccccgcagacggtgcaccggaataggataaaacgttgcactaaggaggacctacagggccttacagcaccgtgtccggtacctgcatccacacctccggctcccccagcagctccagctaaacctctctctctggaagaaatgttccaagttgaaccgttcctcatggccataggctatccagcaatccctgtacacattccagtggcccctccacttccaattgtgcctccaacaactccagctctacaaccagacactgggcgtgatcttccacctgtacctgcaccaatcactgttgaagaggatcctccgctgagacggtctgagcgctctaccagaggaattcctccacttcgctacagagac GCCTTTTTCAACAGCATACAGATGAACACAAAGTGCAGCTTTTTATCAGCAAACAGGCTCACAAAAATGACGTCATCAG TCGGCAGGATGGAAATGGATATGGCGACAGAAGGCGCAACATCATCTGTTAGCGGCATGCAGCCCATGATTCCAGTGGGGGCGCTACTGAGTCATCTGCCTAAGTTTAATGGATCCAGTGTGTTACTAGAGGACTGGAGAGAGCGGCTGGAGGGAGCCGCACGCCTGTGTAATATTGCCCCACATCTGAGAGCAGAGCTAGCCTTGAACACATTAGAAGGGGAAGCCAGAAAAACAGTATTGCTACAGCCAGCAAGGCTGAGACAGACGTTTGAACAGATCTCAAGCATCCTTGAAGATGTGTATGGGGATACAACATCTGAAGCTATGCTGAGGAAGAAATTCTTCACCAGATATCAGGGGGAAGATGAGTCATTGCCCCATTATGCAAATAGCTTGCAAGAGCTTATGGCCACATTACAAAGAAAAGAAGGACGGGGAGCCACCTCCTTTACTAATGCGGAAGTAGTGTTGCGTGATCAGTTTCTTCTCGGCCTGAGGAGCCAGCCTTTAAGGAGAACCCTACGTGAGAGATTCAAGCTAGAGCCACACTCAACCTTACATGAGGTGCTTAAGGAAGCTATTACTCTGGAAAAGGAGGAACAAGGTACTATTGTCACAATAGCCCAGCAAGCAGAGGTGCTGCCAGTCAAAGAGAAAAGTATGGAGGCACGTGTCTCATCATTGGAAGAAGTGATTAGAGAACTCAAGGAGGCACTGACTATAACAGTGGAGAGGGCTGCACCTCAGACTCATTACCGAGGGGAGTCCTGTCCTGCATCCAGACAGTCCTACAGAGAGGCTCAACCTGCAAGAAGATGCTGGACAT ACACGGGGTCACAAGTGACGACAATGGCCAGGAAAGTCTTTGAGACTTACTTTCCCTCCTCCTTGCACCAGGGAAGTACAGAATGGGTAAATCTTAAAGCTGCCAATAGTCTGCCTATTCCAATAGTTGGAGTCATGCAAGTTGACATTGAGCTTTGGGGCCGATTTATGAAGAAGAAAGGAGTGGTGGTGGTACAGAGTGCAATGGACCCAGAAGTCCCTGTGATATTGGGAATGAATGTGTTAAAAGAATTAGATGGTCTGATGGCTCAAGAGCTGGGTCCCAAGTATTGGAAGAATGTCCCAAACCTGAAACCTCCACAAGTGGCCCTCCAGAGATCGCTGAAACAGTGCCGGATGCAGGCAACCCTGTCCTGCCTTGTAGGAAAAGTGGGATGTGTGAGAGTACCCTGTTCAACTTCTTTGGAAGTGCCAGCAGGCCATGAAGTAGTAGTACCCTTACCAGTGGGCACCAGCCACCAATTGCTAGGAGCTACAGTGATGGTAGAGCCTGTGCTACAGAAAGAAGGGGTAGCAGTGGGACGAACCTTGTGCACAGTCCAGAGTGGCCAAGTCCTGATGAGAATAATGAACATTAACAGCCACAGTGTGGTACTGGCACCTAGAGAACTGGTGGCAGATGTGTTTCCTATTGAGGAGGTTGAAGCCATACAGGAGCCTAGCTGGCACATCAAGTCAACTGATATGGCCACCACCACCCTGACATTGTGCCAAGTAAGAACTGAAGCTGTCAGGACTACAGGAGGGCAGCTCTTGAACGAAGTACATTTGGAAGGTGCAGAGATGACTCCCGAGGAGAGGGAGAAGTTAGTCAGGGTCCTGGGATCTCACCCAAATGCTTTTTCCCGGCACGAAGCAGACTTTGGGAAGACACAGACGCTTGAACATGAAATTCCAATTGGAGATGCTCGACCAGTACGGGAACGGTACCGACAaatacccccagcactgtatcagGAGGTCAAGGCCCTGCTGAAACATATGCAGGAAAGTCACATCATTCAGCCTAGCAGGAGCCCCTGGGCCTCACCAATTGTgctggtaaagaaaaaggatGGGACCCTGCGATTCTGTGTTGACTACAGGCGCCTCAATGCATGTACAGTCCGGGATGCCTACCCATTACCTCGAATTGAGGAATCTTTGGCAGCGCTAGGCCGTGCCAAATTCTTCTCTACCCTTGACCTGGCAAGTGGGTACTGGCAAGTGCCAATGGCAGAAAAAGACAGAGAGAAGACTGCCTTTGTTACacctatgggactgtatgagttcCTCCGCATGCCTTTTGGACTGAACAATGCACCAGCTACATTCCAGAGGCTAATGGAACTGTGCTTGGGTGATCTGAATTTTGAATGCCTGCTGATCTACCTAGATGACATAATCATCTTTTCATCAAGTTTTGCAGAACATTTAGAGCGGTTAGACGTGGTCCTCGGCCGCCTAGAGGAGCATGGGCTGAAGTTAAAACCCACTAAGTGCCACTTGTTCCAGAAGAGCATTGAGTATCTAGGTCATGTGGTAACAAGGCAAGGAGTCCAGCCCATAGACTCAAAGATTCAGGCCGTTAAACAGTGGCCCACACCCAGCAACAGCAGTGAGCTTCGGGCCTTCCTGGGGCTGGTTGGATATTACCGGCGATTCATCAAGGAGTTTGCCCAGGTAGCAGCACCTCTGTATGCGCTCCTCCAGGGGTGCTTGCCTGGAGATACAAAAGGAAAGCCATTCGTCTGGGCTGAGGAGGCCGAACTGGCCTTTAGGGAGCTGAAGAAATTGTTGACCAGTGCCCCTATCCTGGCCTATGCTGATTTCACAAAGCCATTTGTGCTGCAAACTGATGGAAGCCTGAGGGGACTTGGAGCTGTACTGACCCAAGAGCAAGATGGTCAAGAACGAGTAATAGCATATGCCAGCAGAACTCTGCGGGAGAGTGAGAAGAACCCCGACAACTACAGCTCCTTCAAACTTGAGCTCCTGGCAGTGGTGTGGGCGGTGACAGAAAAGTTTGCGGACATCTTGACAGGAGTCGAGTTTGTGTTGATGACTGACAATAACCCACTGGTTCACCTGAATAATGCCAAGCTGGGTGCCTTGGAGCAGCGGTGGGCAGCTCGACTTAGTAAATTTAACTTCAAGACACAATACAGGCCGGGGCGGAGTAATGCTAATGCAGATGCCTTGTCTCGTAACCCGTTGGAGAATCCCAGTGGCCCCACAGACGAAGAGCGGGAAGAGGTCGAGACCCCCAATTTCATGAAAGTGCCTAAACCACTGAAGAGTGCTCCGGTTCAGGGGGTGGAGCAGGCTGTCGAGATCACTGCGGGAAGGTCCATGGAGGAGTGGCAGGACTGCCAACAGCAAGACCCACAAATTGCCAGAGTAAGAGAATGGCTCCTTACTGATCACCAGCCAGCGTACAGGGAGTGTGAGACCTTGACATCATTTGGAAAGAAGTTGTGGCTGCAGAGGGGCCGTCTGACCTTCCGCGAGGGAGTCCTATGCAGAAGAGTACAACTCCCCACAGAGATTGGTCCCACCTGGCAAGTAGTAATACCAGATAGTGAGGTAAGGAACGTAGCTGAGTGGATGCATGAAAGGAAAGGGCATTTTGGACCTGCCAAGACTTGGGCATGGCTACAGagattcttctatcatcctaactCACAAAAGGTGGCCCAGGACATTTGCAGAAGCTGCCGAAACTGCAACCTAGCAAGAGCTGGGGATCAGCAGGCCCCAATTGGTGTTATACAGACAAGCTACCCACTACAACTTGTGATGATGGACTATCTTACAGTAGGAGAGTCCCCGAGAGGATACAAGTATTTGCTGGTCATGGTGGACCACTTTACGAAGTTTGCTGTAGCGGTCCCCACCCGGGACCAAACTGCTGAATCAGCAGCACAGTGCCTGTGGAAAAATTTCATTCTGCCTTATGGCTGTCCTACACAACTGCACTCTGACCAAGGGGCTTGCTTTGAAGGAAGAGTGATAGAGGAGCTCTGTCGGTTGTACCAGATTCGGAAGACACGCACAACACCTTACCATCCACAGGGAAATGGCGCATGTGAGCGCCTGAACAGAACCCTTCTACAGCTCTTgaggacactggaggaacagAAAAAGGAGAGATGGCCAGACTACATTGCAGAGTTAGTGTGGGTGTACAACAACACTTTACACTCAGCCACGGGTTATTCACCCTTCTTGTTGATGTTTGGGAGAAATGGGAGATGCCCTCTGACCATGATGATGCCTGACAGTGGAGAAGGTGAAGGGTGGACCCCTgagacttggatgggagaccatcGGAAGAAGGTACAAGAAATGTACGACCTGGTCGCCCAGCGCCTTGGCCCCCGCACATTACCAGCAAACAAGAAATTGAAGGAGTTGCCGTTACAGGTGGGAGATCGGGTAATGGTACGCAATCGCACAGCCAGAAGGGCTGGAAAGCTGCAGTGGCGGTGGGAAGTCACGCCATATGAGGTGATCCGGCAACCCAACCCAACCATACCAGTGTATGAGGTAAGACCGGAGGGTGCAACTGGACCGATGCGCATAGTGCATCGAAATATGCTTAGACCATGCACTTTTCTGAGAAGAGTTCCTGAACCCCAGCCAGAGAGTATCAACATGCCCACGGTACCCTCTGGGGAAGAGGAATGGTGGGTACCACCCCACCCAGATCCAACCCCCTTGGAAAGAAGGGAAGATATGCAGCAAGAGGAGAACAACGCTCCCTCTGTGGAGCCTTCAGTTGAGCTAAGACATTCTGGACGTGCTAACTTTGGAAGGATGCCTGCACGTTATGAGGACTATGTCTTGG ttCAGGGCAGTCttctgaagcaagaggaactgaccctagtaggacaaagctaccgtgtaaggtctacgtatcctaccgCGCAGCACAAGACAACTGGGAAACctcggaagtctgctacacccagttaa